In the genome of Poecilia reticulata strain Guanapo linkage group LG16, Guppy_female_1.0+MT, whole genome shotgun sequence, one region contains:
- the tppp gene encoding tubulin polymerization-promoting protein isoform X7, with protein MSAVPLRPHSEHSKDRTSKRLSTESNGTSDGGMGSSTPVEITALEESFRRFAIHGDTRATGKEMHGKNWSKLCKDCGVIDGKNVTLTDVDIVFSKVKKKSCRTIVFEEFKVALGELARKKYKEKTGEDAEAEVFKLIEGKAPVIAGVTRAVASPTVSRLTDTTKFTGSHKERFDETGRGKGKAGRVDLVDTSGYVSGYKHRGTYEKKVNKPTEGRPM; from the exons ATGAGCGCCGTCCCTCTACGGCCACACAGCGAACACTCTAAAGACCGAACATCCAAAAGGCTTTCGACGGAGTCTAATGGGACCAGTGATGGAGGTATGGGCTCGTCCACACCAGTGGAGATCACCGCTCTGGAAGAGTCCTTTCGACGCTTTGCCATCCATGGTGACACTCGCGCTACCGGCAAGGAGATGCACGGCAAGAACTGGTCCAAACTCTGTAAAGACTGCGGTGTGATCGATGGGAAAAACGTCACCCTCACTGATGTTGACATCGTTTTCAGCAAAGTCAA gaagaaatcCTGTCGAACCATCGTGTTCGAAGAATTCAAAGTGGCACTCGGAGAGCTGGCTCGgaagaaatacaaagaaaagacTGGAGAGGATGCCGAGGCCGAGGTTTTCAAGTTGATTGAGGGGAAGGCGCCGGTCATCGCTGGAGTCACG AGAGCTGTGGCCTCGCCCACGGTGAGCCGCCTCACAGACACCACCAAGTTCACGGGGTCGCACAAGGAGCGTTTCGACGAGACCGGCCGAGGGAAGGGGAAGGCCGGCCGGGTGGACCTCGTCGACACTTCGGGATACGTATCGGGATACAAACATCGAGGGACGTACGAAAAGAAAGTGAACAAACCCACCGAGGGCCGACCCATGTGA
- the cep72 gene encoding centrosomal protein of 72 kDa, which yields MAAVCLTTLTEQWIRERLQLKHPFLGDVRTLSLPGTHEEKIGHLGSALNHFCRLKSLDLSYNAIVSLEGLKHLKKLQRLILYYNCIPSLEKVQVLYELPALRELDLRLNPLTKNCPGYRPHLVHAMPSLRKLDNFPVRDTERKAAILEFSTQRPSLQQSSLSLDRQQGLGNDIVLNFVEATTRDQGEADSLYKEVEEPKREEPDDFVVQRCSTPKKELAKSILRYSSTKNSLAESKDSQMNTLPHNLSSTSPKGAERPKVSFGPVFEKHKQNDSSSLTRHKARGHFTANPAQSEHRGSSFGDIRPPSPLRSGLNLADHSNPVLHPARLTYSSFNKTEGRSDRQPQAEKKKKGGYRKPLEMLLNLVDKHWRGERSLHHNNSFLSQAVQILSMMESNISSREAEVRTLRQDVNALRFQALSRENEHGAEVCDLSAQLEEARREAGKLNEQLRIVLEENVALQKQLIKLERQYLKSMMKSSPVTQIREAQTEVEELRREIEGLRKKVQEGEKLQELSNMLQESHRSLVATNECLLAELRATAEH from the exons ATGGCGGCGGTGTGTTTGACAACATTAACAGAGCAATGGATACGTGAAAGACTTCAGTTAAAACATCCTTTTCTTG gtgaTGTTCGGACACTGAGTCTCCCAGGGACACATGAGGAGAAAATCGGGCATCTTGGAAGTGCTCTGAATCATTTTTGCCGTCTAAAATCTCTGGATCTGTCTTACAATGCCATCGTCTCGTTGGag GGGTTGAAGCACTTGAAGAAGCTGCAGAGGCTGATTCTTTACTATAACTGCATACCATCCCTAGAAAAAGTACAAGTGCTGTACGAACTGCCAGCTTTAAGGGAGCTGGACCTCAGACTTAACCCTTTGACTAAAAATTGCCCGGGCTATCGACCACATCTGGTGCACGCCATGCCCAGCTTGCGAAAACTTG ATAACTTCCCAGTCAGAGACACGGAGCGCAAAGCTGCAATACTTGAGTTCTCCACTCAACGTCCCTCTCTGCAGCAAAGCAGCTTGTCCCTGGACAGACAGCAGGGCCTAGG CAACGATATTGTGTTGAATTTTGTTGAAGCAACTACCAGAGATCAAGGGGAAGCTGACTCTCTTTACAAGGAAGTGGAgg AGCCTAAAAGAGAGGAGCCAGATGACTTTGTGGTGCAGCGGTGTTCAACTCCAAAGAAG gaATTGGCCAAGTCCATCCTTCGGTATTCCTCCACTAAAAACT CTCTTGCTGAGTCAAAAGACTCGCAGATGAACACGTTACCTCATAATCTAAGCTCAACATCACCGAAAGGAGCCGAAAGACCAAAAGTGTCGTTTGGCCCCGTTtttgagaaacacaaacaaaatgactcGTCCAGCCTAACCAGACACAAGGCCAGGGGTCATTTTACCGCAAATCCTG CTCAAAGTGAACACCGTGGCTCTTCGTTTGGTGACATTCGCCCTCCCAGTCCGCTGCGTTCTGGTTTAAACCTCGCAGATCACTCTAACCCCGTACTGCATCCGGCCAGGCTGACCTACTCGAGCTTTAACAAGACGGAAGGGAGATCCGACCGACAGCCAcaagctgaaaagaaaaaaaag GGTGGTTACAGGAAACCCCTGGAGATGCTCCTCAATTTGGTGGACAAACACTGGCGGGGGGAGAGATCGCTACATCACAACAACAGCTTCCTGT ctcaggcGGTGCAGATCCTCTCCATGATGGAGAGCAATATTTCCAGTCGGGAGGCTGAGGTCAGGACCTTAAGACAGGATGTGAACGCGCTTCGCTTCCAAGCGCTCTCACGAGAGAACGAGCACGGAGCAGAAGTGTGTGACCTCTCCGCCCAGCTGGAGGAAGCACGTAGAGAGGCG GGCAAACTGAACGAGCAGCTCAGGATCGTGTTGGAGGAGAATGTCGCCCTGCAAAAACAGCTCATCAAGTTGGAGCGGCAGTATCTGAAGTCGATGATGAAAAGTTCACCGGTTACTCAGATCCGAG AGGCTCAGACAGAAGTGGAGGAGCTGAGGAGAGAGATCGAGGGCCTCAGGAAAAAAGTGCAGGAGGGCGAGAAACTCCAAGAACTGTCAAACATGCTTCAGGAAAGCCACAG GTCCCTGGTGGCTACAAACGAATGTTTGCTTGCCGAGCTTCGGGCAACCGCGGAACATTAA
- the tppp gene encoding tubulin polymerization-promoting protein isoform X3, protein MGAAESVAPASGLSCGDKTHRKSTRRTQKSSNTSISQDSNSFSTMGDQKDNIDDFKVQTAKHPNMSAVPLRPHSEHSKDRTSKRLSTESNGTSDGGMGSSTPVEITALEESFRRFAIHGDTRATGKEMHGKNWSKLCKDCGVIDGKNVTLTDVDIVFSKVKKKSCRTIVFEEFKVALGELARKKYKEKTGEDAEAEVFKLIEGKAPVIAGVTRAVASPTVSRLTDTTKFTGSHKERFDETGRGKGKAGRVDLVDTSGYVSGYKHRGTYEKKVNKPTEGRPM, encoded by the exons ATGGGAGCAGCAGAAAG TGTAGCTCCAGCCTCCGGTCTATCGTGTGGAGACAAAACCCACAGAAAAAG cacaagAAGAACACAAAAATCATCTAATACAAGCATTTCACAGGACTCAAATTCCTTTTCAACCATGGGAGACCAGAA AGACAACATAGACGACTTTAAAGTCCAGACAGCTAAGCACCCCAACATGAGCGCCGTCCCTCTACGGCCACACAGCGAACACTCTAAAGACCGAACATCCAAAAGGCTTTCGACGGAGTCTAATGGGACCAGTGATGGAGGTATGGGCTCGTCCACACCAGTGGAGATCACCGCTCTGGAAGAGTCCTTTCGACGCTTTGCCATCCATGGTGACACTCGCGCTACCGGCAAGGAGATGCACGGCAAGAACTGGTCCAAACTCTGTAAAGACTGCGGTGTGATCGATGGGAAAAACGTCACCCTCACTGATGTTGACATCGTTTTCAGCAAAGTCAA gaagaaatcCTGTCGAACCATCGTGTTCGAAGAATTCAAAGTGGCACTCGGAGAGCTGGCTCGgaagaaatacaaagaaaagacTGGAGAGGATGCCGAGGCCGAGGTTTTCAAGTTGATTGAGGGGAAGGCGCCGGTCATCGCTGGAGTCACG AGAGCTGTGGCCTCGCCCACGGTGAGCCGCCTCACAGACACCACCAAGTTCACGGGGTCGCACAAGGAGCGTTTCGACGAGACCGGCCGAGGGAAGGGGAAGGCCGGCCGGGTGGACCTCGTCGACACTTCGGGATACGTATCGGGATACAAACATCGAGGGACGTACGAAAAGAAAGTGAACAAACCCACCGAGGGCCGACCCATGTGA
- the tppp gene encoding tubulin polymerization-promoting protein isoform X2: protein MRCQCVAVENGNFSEYLSVLSEVTVETVGHLVTETKPFTFAAASRGTRRTQKSSNTSISQDSNSFSTMGDQKDNIDDFKVQTAKHPNMSAVPLRPHSEHSKDRTSKRLSTESNGTSDGGMGSSTPVEITALEESFRRFAIHGDTRATGKEMHGKNWSKLCKDCGVIDGKNVTLTDVDIVFSKVKKKSCRTIVFEEFKVALGELARKKYKEKTGEDAEAEVFKLIEGKAPVIAGVTRAVASPTVSRLTDTTKFTGSHKERFDETGRGKGKAGRVDLVDTSGYVSGYKHRGTYEKKVNKPTEGRPM from the exons ATGCGCTGTCAGTGTGTTGCAGTTGAAAACGGGAACTTTTCTGAGTATTTAAGTGTACTTAGTGAGGTCACAGTTGAGACTGTGGGTCACTTGGTCACGGAGACAAAGCCCTTCACTTTTGCCGCGGCCTCTCGGGG cacaagAAGAACACAAAAATCATCTAATACAAGCATTTCACAGGACTCAAATTCCTTTTCAACCATGGGAGACCAGAA AGACAACATAGACGACTTTAAAGTCCAGACAGCTAAGCACCCCAACATGAGCGCCGTCCCTCTACGGCCACACAGCGAACACTCTAAAGACCGAACATCCAAAAGGCTTTCGACGGAGTCTAATGGGACCAGTGATGGAGGTATGGGCTCGTCCACACCAGTGGAGATCACCGCTCTGGAAGAGTCCTTTCGACGCTTTGCCATCCATGGTGACACTCGCGCTACCGGCAAGGAGATGCACGGCAAGAACTGGTCCAAACTCTGTAAAGACTGCGGTGTGATCGATGGGAAAAACGTCACCCTCACTGATGTTGACATCGTTTTCAGCAAAGTCAA gaagaaatcCTGTCGAACCATCGTGTTCGAAGAATTCAAAGTGGCACTCGGAGAGCTGGCTCGgaagaaatacaaagaaaagacTGGAGAGGATGCCGAGGCCGAGGTTTTCAAGTTGATTGAGGGGAAGGCGCCGGTCATCGCTGGAGTCACG AGAGCTGTGGCCTCGCCCACGGTGAGCCGCCTCACAGACACCACCAAGTTCACGGGGTCGCACAAGGAGCGTTTCGACGAGACCGGCCGAGGGAAGGGGAAGGCCGGCCGGGTGGACCTCGTCGACACTTCGGGATACGTATCGGGATACAAACATCGAGGGACGTACGAAAAGAAAGTGAACAAACCCACCGAGGGCCGACCCATGTGA
- the tppp gene encoding tubulin polymerization-promoting protein isoform X6 gives MGDQKDNIDDFKVQTAKHPNMSAVPLRPHSEHSKDRTSKRLSTESNGTSDGGMGSSTPVEITALEESFRRFAIHGDTRATGKEMHGKNWSKLCKDCGVIDGKNVTLTDVDIVFSKVKKKSCRTIVFEEFKVALGELARKKYKEKTGEDAEAEVFKLIEGKAPVIAGVTRAVASPTVSRLTDTTKFTGSHKERFDETGRGKGKAGRVDLVDTSGYVSGYKHRGTYEKKVNKPTEGRPM, from the exons ATGGGAGACCAGAA AGACAACATAGACGACTTTAAAGTCCAGACAGCTAAGCACCCCAACATGAGCGCCGTCCCTCTACGGCCACACAGCGAACACTCTAAAGACCGAACATCCAAAAGGCTTTCGACGGAGTCTAATGGGACCAGTGATGGAGGTATGGGCTCGTCCACACCAGTGGAGATCACCGCTCTGGAAGAGTCCTTTCGACGCTTTGCCATCCATGGTGACACTCGCGCTACCGGCAAGGAGATGCACGGCAAGAACTGGTCCAAACTCTGTAAAGACTGCGGTGTGATCGATGGGAAAAACGTCACCCTCACTGATGTTGACATCGTTTTCAGCAAAGTCAA gaagaaatcCTGTCGAACCATCGTGTTCGAAGAATTCAAAGTGGCACTCGGAGAGCTGGCTCGgaagaaatacaaagaaaagacTGGAGAGGATGCCGAGGCCGAGGTTTTCAAGTTGATTGAGGGGAAGGCGCCGGTCATCGCTGGAGTCACG AGAGCTGTGGCCTCGCCCACGGTGAGCCGCCTCACAGACACCACCAAGTTCACGGGGTCGCACAAGGAGCGTTTCGACGAGACCGGCCGAGGGAAGGGGAAGGCCGGCCGGGTGGACCTCGTCGACACTTCGGGATACGTATCGGGATACAAACATCGAGGGACGTACGAAAAGAAAGTGAACAAACCCACCGAGGGCCGACCCATGTGA
- the tppp gene encoding tubulin polymerization-promoting protein isoform X5, producing MSSFTRRTQKSSNTSISQDSNSFSTMGDQKDNIDDFKVQTAKHPNMSAVPLRPHSEHSKDRTSKRLSTESNGTSDGGMGSSTPVEITALEESFRRFAIHGDTRATGKEMHGKNWSKLCKDCGVIDGKNVTLTDVDIVFSKVKKKSCRTIVFEEFKVALGELARKKYKEKTGEDAEAEVFKLIEGKAPVIAGVTRAVASPTVSRLTDTTKFTGSHKERFDETGRGKGKAGRVDLVDTSGYVSGYKHRGTYEKKVNKPTEGRPM from the exons ATGTCGTCTTT cacaagAAGAACACAAAAATCATCTAATACAAGCATTTCACAGGACTCAAATTCCTTTTCAACCATGGGAGACCAGAA AGACAACATAGACGACTTTAAAGTCCAGACAGCTAAGCACCCCAACATGAGCGCCGTCCCTCTACGGCCACACAGCGAACACTCTAAAGACCGAACATCCAAAAGGCTTTCGACGGAGTCTAATGGGACCAGTGATGGAGGTATGGGCTCGTCCACACCAGTGGAGATCACCGCTCTGGAAGAGTCCTTTCGACGCTTTGCCATCCATGGTGACACTCGCGCTACCGGCAAGGAGATGCACGGCAAGAACTGGTCCAAACTCTGTAAAGACTGCGGTGTGATCGATGGGAAAAACGTCACCCTCACTGATGTTGACATCGTTTTCAGCAAAGTCAA gaagaaatcCTGTCGAACCATCGTGTTCGAAGAATTCAAAGTGGCACTCGGAGAGCTGGCTCGgaagaaatacaaagaaaagacTGGAGAGGATGCCGAGGCCGAGGTTTTCAAGTTGATTGAGGGGAAGGCGCCGGTCATCGCTGGAGTCACG AGAGCTGTGGCCTCGCCCACGGTGAGCCGCCTCACAGACACCACCAAGTTCACGGGGTCGCACAAGGAGCGTTTCGACGAGACCGGCCGAGGGAAGGGGAAGGCCGGCCGGGTGGACCTCGTCGACACTTCGGGATACGTATCGGGATACAAACATCGAGGGACGTACGAAAAGAAAGTGAACAAACCCACCGAGGGCCGACCCATGTGA
- the tppp gene encoding tubulin polymerization-promoting protein isoform X4, with protein MGAAESTRRTQKSSNTSISQDSNSFSTMGDQKDNIDDFKVQTAKHPNMSAVPLRPHSEHSKDRTSKRLSTESNGTSDGGMGSSTPVEITALEESFRRFAIHGDTRATGKEMHGKNWSKLCKDCGVIDGKNVTLTDVDIVFSKVKKKSCRTIVFEEFKVALGELARKKYKEKTGEDAEAEVFKLIEGKAPVIAGVTRAVASPTVSRLTDTTKFTGSHKERFDETGRGKGKAGRVDLVDTSGYVSGYKHRGTYEKKVNKPTEGRPM; from the exons ATGGGAGCAGCAGAAAG cacaagAAGAACACAAAAATCATCTAATACAAGCATTTCACAGGACTCAAATTCCTTTTCAACCATGGGAGACCAGAA AGACAACATAGACGACTTTAAAGTCCAGACAGCTAAGCACCCCAACATGAGCGCCGTCCCTCTACGGCCACACAGCGAACACTCTAAAGACCGAACATCCAAAAGGCTTTCGACGGAGTCTAATGGGACCAGTGATGGAGGTATGGGCTCGTCCACACCAGTGGAGATCACCGCTCTGGAAGAGTCCTTTCGACGCTTTGCCATCCATGGTGACACTCGCGCTACCGGCAAGGAGATGCACGGCAAGAACTGGTCCAAACTCTGTAAAGACTGCGGTGTGATCGATGGGAAAAACGTCACCCTCACTGATGTTGACATCGTTTTCAGCAAAGTCAA gaagaaatcCTGTCGAACCATCGTGTTCGAAGAATTCAAAGTGGCACTCGGAGAGCTGGCTCGgaagaaatacaaagaaaagacTGGAGAGGATGCCGAGGCCGAGGTTTTCAAGTTGATTGAGGGGAAGGCGCCGGTCATCGCTGGAGTCACG AGAGCTGTGGCCTCGCCCACGGTGAGCCGCCTCACAGACACCACCAAGTTCACGGGGTCGCACAAGGAGCGTTTCGACGAGACCGGCCGAGGGAAGGGGAAGGCCGGCCGGGTGGACCTCGTCGACACTTCGGGATACGTATCGGGATACAAACATCGAGGGACGTACGAAAAGAAAGTGAACAAACCCACCGAGGGCCGACCCATGTGA
- the tppp gene encoding tubulin polymerization-promoting protein isoform X1, with the protein MRCQCVAVENGNFSEYLSVLSEVTVETVGHLVTETKPFTFAAASRGVAPASGLSCGDKTHRKSTRRTQKSSNTSISQDSNSFSTMGDQKDNIDDFKVQTAKHPNMSAVPLRPHSEHSKDRTSKRLSTESNGTSDGGMGSSTPVEITALEESFRRFAIHGDTRATGKEMHGKNWSKLCKDCGVIDGKNVTLTDVDIVFSKVKKKSCRTIVFEEFKVALGELARKKYKEKTGEDAEAEVFKLIEGKAPVIAGVTRAVASPTVSRLTDTTKFTGSHKERFDETGRGKGKAGRVDLVDTSGYVSGYKHRGTYEKKVNKPTEGRPM; encoded by the exons ATGCGCTGTCAGTGTGTTGCAGTTGAAAACGGGAACTTTTCTGAGTATTTAAGTGTACTTAGTGAGGTCACAGTTGAGACTGTGGGTCACTTGGTCACGGAGACAAAGCCCTTCACTTTTGCCGCGGCCTCTCGGGG TGTAGCTCCAGCCTCCGGTCTATCGTGTGGAGACAAAACCCACAGAAAAAG cacaagAAGAACACAAAAATCATCTAATACAAGCATTTCACAGGACTCAAATTCCTTTTCAACCATGGGAGACCAGAA AGACAACATAGACGACTTTAAAGTCCAGACAGCTAAGCACCCCAACATGAGCGCCGTCCCTCTACGGCCACACAGCGAACACTCTAAAGACCGAACATCCAAAAGGCTTTCGACGGAGTCTAATGGGACCAGTGATGGAGGTATGGGCTCGTCCACACCAGTGGAGATCACCGCTCTGGAAGAGTCCTTTCGACGCTTTGCCATCCATGGTGACACTCGCGCTACCGGCAAGGAGATGCACGGCAAGAACTGGTCCAAACTCTGTAAAGACTGCGGTGTGATCGATGGGAAAAACGTCACCCTCACTGATGTTGACATCGTTTTCAGCAAAGTCAA gaagaaatcCTGTCGAACCATCGTGTTCGAAGAATTCAAAGTGGCACTCGGAGAGCTGGCTCGgaagaaatacaaagaaaagacTGGAGAGGATGCCGAGGCCGAGGTTTTCAAGTTGATTGAGGGGAAGGCGCCGGTCATCGCTGGAGTCACG AGAGCTGTGGCCTCGCCCACGGTGAGCCGCCTCACAGACACCACCAAGTTCACGGGGTCGCACAAGGAGCGTTTCGACGAGACCGGCCGAGGGAAGGGGAAGGCCGGCCGGGTGGACCTCGTCGACACTTCGGGATACGTATCGGGATACAAACATCGAGGGACGTACGAAAAGAAAGTGAACAAACCCACCGAGGGCCGACCCATGTGA